The Episyrphus balteatus chromosome 4, idEpiBalt1.1, whole genome shotgun sequence genome includes a window with the following:
- the LOC129918314 gene encoding uncharacterized protein LOC129918314: MTSHSKRSSTISAPITNLDFPEELAHYKWHCSLGEMCRNNIRPLRSTDFGIPQIISIRKSLSKSSSYNSTSPPASSFKPLSKNPSHLGTSKVLVDTKHRKSIRVKKIQFTRPCADSVEFGAPVSLIGKCPAKDRQQFKLTEDPRKRFCLKNPNRIHFKPIAQPVELAKVKELVKTADNVISSSESHSSNSSICQVIDLANPLGLDFQGTDYKNTYERDEQSCQNQIEYRKVRRFQHRRNVQLETVQYTEKEQQAERIAIPKCFAMDDSSVQHAKPIVRLSNVLNKGRHMYGRLVRAEQKPEVYKILKEEEQNRRERYKQLYIKKKQKTARKHEEEIQNEKAVAADKATVLAEKDIQDFVNLLDRTIITKKMNPRQIPERKKFPHNISETIKFRYDMKKSKRILRDSAIVKQNFYQQMGIPKKIPETELAISTDSNSPSTKTEEQSTNDEDDMVVGQKGSKFILRGFRYKMGTNLKGKFNQHELAEKNGKMKGCITRTEWFESLVPRKVQKNDQRDLEMKLYPQELGLKPFHAKSAIREFRKKPLGGHYDRTVRKKLHIKRPKTMKVRKFNLIGFLYGKSTRNKSVASLRSSEAINLKGCTMEYVRNKTEKEKLKKKIQKRQRMQYLGIPYSQEKIQKTKSKCVDSDSGDSDWIPDEIPNDKNPSEHIDLRGRGNMPASENRETTLRQIPKNSRDYKHLRVPSPLLNEYVQAQHIPVLRKLRDDKIVVENVRNVKPTEYAKKFGARHHHDHWNPTQHKSVNVRYSRKIVKPKLLKRTSQVDAREKSQTTFDKARPRGSNVDEQDFSIPMYNFDEIIENHGNKIKSDTKRQTKEHVFHQSKDMPIHSLGEDEFQEFPGRDKFLEFIRNIKTELNKRSGVTDTSQLVIDKKSFIDELKEDLLSIESCLSSLSSSECTNLSNDSGSFLMAGDKKIPLDYLRKSVVPFEEMNRHRIEAIPIDASKEELNPYRTVPFAGQQREQLSMTTAKDNFFTFNTRLQNGMRQRLEVKTEDPKKKVIGPKKGPKEIAQVATDIDELYIEDLKKPPSLKPFKWNSCRTMIKDALRKKFESMLIQGEIVRTKINDRRNEEYYQQMIKSKELFERLFAKWEKKEYEAAMEVVNRVKPYYEATDIYRKDYQELSKEFTVLNMDIVYIENDWTRRTILQNFHYLLADMEWRVEHDWIHRNEDGSLEGFQESIVKRSIVNIRKRDKDDAWAVKKYYEEIFLKNPHPIIVVFPNAKEFINGIENLKSKTFVLLLELHYTLWILAELEQRYQEFNDWCTVELASKKKFAENKCANKYYMEDRAGKLKEQMNAFLGDPIDETFGDKRLSQIKGICNEIYKHIVPDGDQMDLSALEQVAAISEVLDELLGKFENIPVAQRNRVEKKHRRLLAYRRKMSKQAVFIERRIASEMVKVKRNLAPPFVKPKRQGNLPRSELKKVIRVREKRQISMSQQTKFFYKAFHDEGDPKGLKEARESLDVIEGIQKSIVPFYFDHFLIINGYQPSYDFQTQVELRDGPEIDRMQVKKVLPEVMEKFEKWQIMKKRIMEENISKNPQMYQNVRI; this comes from the exons atgACTTCACATTCAAAAAGATCATCAACAATTAGTGCACCTATTACAAATCTTGATTTCCCAGAAGAATTAGCCCATTACAAGTGGCATTGCTCTCTCGGAGAAATGTGTCGGAACAACATAAGACCCCTTCGGTCAACTGATTTTGGAATACCACAAATTATATCGATAAGAAAATCACTCTCCAAATCCAGCTCATACAATTCAACTTCTCCACCTGCATCCTCTTTCAAACCTTTGTCCAAAAATCCATCCCATTTGGGTACATCAAAAGTTCTGGTTGATACAAAACATAGAAAATCTATCAGAGTCAAAAAGATACAATTTACAAGACCTTGTGCAGATAGTGTTGAATTTGGTGCTCCCGTATCATTAATTGGAAAATGTCCAGCAAAAGATAGACAACAATTCAAATTAACTGAAGATCCTCgtaaacgattttgtttaaaaaatccaaatcgAATTCATTTCAAACCAATTGCACAGCCTGTTGAGCTGGCTAAAGTCAAAGAACTTGTAAAGACTGCCGACAATGTTATTTCTTCTTCAGAATCGCATTCATCGAATTCTAGTATTTGTCAAGTTATAGATTTAGCCAATCCATTGGGTTTGGATTTTCAAGGAACCGATTATAAAAACACTTACGAACGGGATGAGCAATCTTGTCAGAACCAAATCGAATACCGAAAGGTAAGAAGATTTCAACATCGACGAAATGTTCAATTAGAAACTGTACAATATACTGAAAAAGAACAACAGGCTGAGAGGATAGCAATTCCAAAGTGTTTTGCTATGGACGATTCTTCGGTACAACATGCCAAACCTATTGTACGATTATCAAACGTCTTGAATAAAGGCAGACATATGTATGGGAGGCTCGTTAGAGCTGAGCAAAAGCCAGAGGTCTATAAGATCCTTAAAGAGGAAGAACAAAATCGAAGAGAACGCTATAAGCAGTTGTatatcaagaaaaaacaaaaaactgctaGAAAGCATGAAGaagaaattcaaaatgaaaaagcaGTTGCTGCCGATAAAGCAACTGTTTTAGCAGAAAAagatattcaagattttgttaatTTACTTGATCGTACAATCATAACGAAAAAGATGAATCCTCGTCAGATTCCTGAGAGGAAAAAATTCCCCCATAATATTTCCGAAACTATTAAGTTTCGTTACGATATGAAAAAATCTAAACGAATTCTCAGGGACAGCGCCATTGTGAAGCAGAATTTCTACCAACAAATGGGAATACCGAAGAAAATTCCTGAAACTGAACTTGCCATTAGCACTGACTCAAATTCCCCAAGTACTAAAACTGAGGAGCAATCTACCAACGATGAAGATGACATGGTTGTTGGCCAGAAAGGAAGTAAATTTATTCTTCGTGGATTTCGATATAAAATGGGTACAAATTTAAAAGGAAAATTTAATCAGCATGAATTGGCTGAGAAAAATGGCAAGATGAAAGGTTGCATAACCAGAACAGAATGGTTTGAGTCGTTAGTTCCAAGAAAAGTTCAGAAAAATGACCAACGAGATCTTGAAATGAAACTTTATCCTCAAGAACTCGGTCTTAAACCGTTTCATGCTAAAAGTGCTATTAgggaatttcgaaaaaagccaTTGGGAGGGCATTATGATCGAACCGTTAGAAAGAAACTTCACATAAAAAGACCAAAAACCATGAAGGTAAGAAAGTTTAACTTAATAGGTTTTCTATATGGCAAATCGACAAGAAACAAATCGGTAGCATCTTTAAGAAGCTCTGAAGCAATCAATCTTAAAGGATGCACGATGGAATATGTgagaaacaaaacagaaaaggaaaagttaaagaagaaaatccaaaaacgtCAACGTATGCAATACTTGGGAATACCATATTCTCAGGAGAagattcaaaaaacaaaatccaaatGCGTTGATTCCGACTCGGGAGATTCTGATTGGATTCCAGATGAaataccaaatgacaaaaatcCATCTGAGCACATTGATTTGCGAGGTCGTGGAAATATGCCTGCATCAGAAAATCGGGAGACGACTTTACggcaaattccaaaaaattctaGAGATTACAAACACTTGAGAGTCCCTTCACCTCTTCTCAATGAATATGTCCAAGCCCAACATATACCTGTTTTGAGAAAGCTTAGAGATGATAAAATTGTTGTCGAAAATGTTAGAAATGTTAAACCAACCGAATATGCCAAGAAATTTGGAGCTCGTCATCATCATGACCATTGGAATCCAACGCAACATAAATCTGTAAATGTTCGGTATTCGAGAAAAATAGTTAAACCTAAACTTTTGAAAAGAACATCTCAAGTCGATGCAAGAGAAAAATCCCAAACAACTTTTGACAAAGCTCGACCAAGAGGAAGTAATGTCGATGAACAAGATTTTTCCATACCAATGTAtaattttgacgaaattatcgaaaatcatggaaataaaataaaaagtgataCCAAAAGACAAACCAAAGAACACGTGTTCCATCAATCTAAAGATATGCCCATCCATAGCTTGGGTGAAGATGAGTTTCAAGAATTTCCAGGACGTgataaatttcttgaatttattCGTAACATCAAAACAGAATTGAATAAGCGTTCAGGGGTAACCGACACTAGTCAACTGGTAATTGATAAAAAATCCTTCATAGATGAACTCAAGGAAGATCTCCTCAGTATAGAATCTTGTCTTAGCTCACTTAGCTCTTCAGAATGTACAAACTTATCAAATGACAGTGGAAGCTTCCTTATGGCTGGAGACAAAAAAATCCCATTAGACTACTTGAGAAAGTCAGTGGTTCCTTTTGAGGAAATGAATAGACATCGTATCGAAGCTATACCTATTGACGCTAGCAAAGAAGAACTTAATCCTTATCGAACTGTTCCCTTTGCTGGTCAGCAAAGGGAACAATTGTCTATGACAACAGCTAAAGATAACTTTTTCACATTCAATACAAGATTACAGAATGGAATGCGACAACGTCTAGAAGTGAAGACAGAGGATCccaaaaaaaaggtaattgGTCCGAAGAAAGGCCCAAAAGAGATCGCTCAAGTAGCAACTGACATCGACGAATTGTATATAGAAGACCTCAAGAAACCTCCATCATTAAAGCCATTTAAGTGGAATTCCTGCCGGACCATGATCAAAGATGCCCTTCGCAAGAAATTCGAATCGATGTTGATTCAAGGTGAAATTGTCCGAACAAAAATCAACGATCGTCGCAATGAAGAATACTACCAGCAAATGATTAAATCAAAGGAATTATTTGAAAGGTTGTTTGCAAAATGGGAAAAGAAAGAGTATGAAGCTGCAATGGAAGTTGTGAATAGAGTCAAACCCTACTATGAAGCAACTGATATTTATCGAAAGGACTATCAAGAGTTAAGTAAGGAATTTACAGTTTTGAATATGGACATTGTTTACATAGAAAACGATTGGACACGTCGAACTATATTACAAAATTTCCATTATTTATTGGCCGATATGGAGTGGCGAGTGGAGCACGATTGGATTCATCGAAATGAAGATGGTAGTTTGGAAGGCTTCCAAGAGTCGATTGTTAAGAGATCGATTGTGAACATTCGTAAGAGGGATAAAGATGATGCATGggctgttaaaaaatattatgaagagattttcttaaagaatccTCAtcctattattgttgtttttccaAATGCTAAAGAATTCATTAAtggaattgaaaatttaaaatctaaaaCATTTGTTCTACTTCTTGAATTACATTATACTTTGTGGATTTTGGCCGAGTTGGAACAGAGATATCAAGAGTTTAATGATTGGTGTACAGTTGAGTTGGCATCTAAGAAGAAATTTGCTGAAAATAAATGTGCAAATAAGTACTATATGGAAGATCGAGCTGGAAAGTTAAAAGAACAAATGAATGCTTTCCTAGGCGATCCGATTGATGAAACTTTTGGGGATAAGCGATTGAGTCAGATTAAAGGAATCTGTAATGAAATTTATAAACACATAGTGCCTGATGGTGATCAAATGGATTTGAGTGCTTTGGAGCAGGTTGCTGCAATATCGGAGGTGTTGGATGAACTTCTTG gtaaatTCGAAAACATTCCTGTGGCCCAACGTAATCGCGTTGAGAAAAAACACCGCAGACTCCTCGCTTACCGTCGCAAAATGTCCAAACAGGCTGTTTTCATAGAACGCCGAATTGCCTCTGAAATGGTTAAAGTTAAACGCAACTTAGCACCTCCATTTGTAAAACCAAAACGTCAAGGTAATCTTCCGCGTTCAGAATTGAAGAAAGTGATTCGTGTGCGTGAGAAAAGGCAAATTTCAATGTCACAACAAACGAAATTCTTTTACAAAGCCTTTCATGATGAGGGTGATCCGAAAGGTCTGAAAGAAGCACGCGAAAGTTTGGATGTGATTGAAGGAATTCAAAAATCTATTGTTCCTTTTTACTTTGATCATTTTCTCATTATCAATGGCTATCAACCAAGTTATGATTTTCAAACTCAAGTAGAATTGAGAGATGGTCCAGAAATTGACCGTATGCAAGTTAAAAAGGTGCTACCTGAAGTTAtggaaaaattcgaaaaatggCAAATTATGAAGAAGAGGATTATGGAAGAGAATATAAGTAAAAATCCTCAAATGTATCAGAACGTTCGAATatga
- the LOC129918315 gene encoding 28S ribosomal protein S31, mitochondrial, giving the protein MLIIRRFQDLTLRTLAVRSNLIVRDFSDRKKDDSDSSDSDREDKKKPRKQPIKEETAAERLNKLLSTMNSEDNTQIVKNINMAKPGGSKKRSKAEDESKDVVEAAKNVASLLGEENQKQTEAELLNKLLNPNGTPPTTQSTKEATDPNELSLSDLIVGMKIDRRQPAIEYSRSEFVRKSLAPARPDQSRDRSVNRGRGGKNQHQQQQQQQHQRQPEPNTGSVNLFGAKPLDIFKDPSKLRDSPDMIQTWDHLHQHELKLAITHPPANYFQKMALWTEQGKLWKFPIDNEQGMDEEHATDFSEHIFLEQHLEPWCPTKGPIRHFMELVCVGLSKNPYITAREKKAHILWYRDYFEDKKELLKEIIIPQKETPKTVPSS; this is encoded by the exons atgttaattataCGAAGATTTCAAGATCTAACTTTGAG AACACTTGCTGTTCGTTCCAACCTCATCGTGCGAGATTTCAGTGATCGCAAAAAAGATGATAGCGACAGTAGTGACAGCGACCGGGAAGACAAGAAAAAACCCAGAAAACAACCAATCAAAGAAGAAACTGCCGCAGAACGTTTGAACAAACTTTTGTCCACCATGAATTCCGAGGATAATacacaaattgttaaaaatataaacatggCAAAACCAGGTGGTAGTAAGAAACGCTCAAAGGCAGAAGATGAATCCAAGGATGTTGTGGAGGCGGCAAAGAATGTTGCCTCGCTGTTGGGAgaagaaaatcaaaaacaaactgAAGCCGAACTATTGAATAAGCTTTTGAATCCGAATGGAACTCCTCCGACGACACAATCAACTAAAGAAGCTACCGATCCAAATGAATTGAGTTTGAG TGACCTAATTGTGGGAATGAAGATTGATAGGCGCCAACCGGCCATAGAATACTCTCGAAGCGAATTCGTTCGAAAGAGTCTTGCACCTGCCCGACCTGACCAAAGTCGAGACAGATCTGTTAACCGAGGAAGAGGTGGCAAAAATcagcatcaacaacaacaacagcaacaacatcaACGACAACCAGAGCCAAACACTGGTAGTGTCAACCTATTTGGTGCCAAGCCATTAGATATATTCAAGGATCCCAGTAAACTTCGTGACTCTCCCGATATGATCCAAACATGGGACCATCTTCACCAACACGAACTCAAACTGGCCATTACCCATCCCCCAGCAAACTACTTCCAGAAAATGGCCCTTTGGACCGAACAAGGCAAGCTATGGAAATTCCCCATTGACAACGAACAAGGCATGGACGAAGAACACGCCACTGACTTTTCCGAACACATTTTCCTTGAACAACATTTAGAACCATGGTGTCCAACCAAGGGACCTATTCGTCATTTCATGGAATTGGTGTGTGTGGGTCTCTCAAAGAATCCCTACATTACTGCCAGAGAGAAAAAGGCTCACATTCTCTGGTATCGTGATTATTTCGAGGACAAGAAAGAACTCCTTAAAGAAATCATCATACCCCAAAAGGAAACTCCAAAAACTGTCCCATCTAGTTaa